A region from the Paenarthrobacter aurescens genome encodes:
- a CDS encoding nicotinate phosphoribosyltransferase: MSRASSWDHPATSLYTDHYELTMLQAALHSGAAHRRSVFEAFARRLPDGRRYGVVGGTGRLLEGIADFRFGEDELAFLEQNKVVNQETLDYLADYKFSGDIWGYAEGDAYFPNSPILIVESTFAEACILETFVLSVLNHDSAIASAASRMTSAAGSRPCIEMGSRRTQEESATAAARAAVIAGFASTSNLEAGRRYGIKTVGTAAHSFTLLHDTEREAFEAQIAAFGPGTSLLVDTYDVETAVRTAVELAGDKLGAVRLDSGDLIAQAQWVRQMLDDLGNVNTRIVVTSDLDEFAIAALQSAPVDSYGVGTSLVTGSGAPTASMVYKLVSRTNDSGEFISVAKAAKNKASVGGRKYALRKLNERGRATQEVVGIGHRPEDDGNDRELLHQFVKNGEVLPGWTGPEGVIRARERHAATMAELPAVVNRLQRGEAAIPTVYEEN; encoded by the coding sequence CGCACCGGCGCTCGGTGTTCGAAGCATTCGCCCGGCGCTTGCCGGACGGCCGCCGCTATGGCGTGGTAGGCGGCACGGGACGCCTGTTGGAGGGCATAGCCGATTTCCGCTTCGGCGAGGACGAGCTTGCCTTCCTTGAGCAAAACAAGGTGGTCAACCAGGAAACCCTGGACTATCTGGCCGACTACAAATTCAGCGGCGACATCTGGGGTTACGCCGAAGGCGACGCCTACTTCCCCAACTCCCCCATCCTCATTGTCGAATCAACGTTCGCCGAAGCTTGCATCCTGGAAACCTTCGTCCTCTCGGTCCTGAATCACGACAGCGCCATAGCTTCGGCTGCTTCCCGGATGACCTCGGCGGCCGGATCGCGTCCCTGCATAGAGATGGGCTCCCGGCGCACCCAGGAGGAATCCGCGACGGCGGCAGCCCGCGCCGCTGTGATTGCCGGCTTCGCCAGCACCTCCAATCTGGAAGCCGGCCGCCGCTACGGAATCAAAACAGTGGGCACAGCCGCACACTCATTCACGCTGCTTCACGACACCGAGCGGGAAGCCTTCGAAGCACAGATTGCGGCCTTCGGACCGGGCACCTCACTCCTGGTGGACACTTACGACGTCGAAACCGCGGTGCGTACCGCCGTCGAGCTGGCCGGGGACAAGCTGGGAGCTGTCAGGCTGGACTCCGGGGACCTCATTGCCCAGGCGCAGTGGGTCCGCCAGATGCTCGATGACCTCGGCAACGTCAACACCCGCATCGTGGTTACCTCGGACCTGGACGAATTCGCCATCGCGGCCCTGCAGTCAGCTCCCGTGGACTCCTACGGCGTTGGCACCTCGCTGGTCACCGGATCCGGCGCCCCGACGGCCAGCATGGTCTACAAGCTGGTCAGCCGCACCAACGATTCCGGAGAATTCATTTCGGTGGCCAAAGCGGCCAAGAACAAAGCAAGCGTCGGCGGACGCAAATACGCCCTGCGTAAACTCAATGAGCGCGGCCGGGCCACCCAGGAAGTCGTAGGGATCGGCCACCGCCCCGAAGATGACGGCAACGACCGCGAGCTGCTTCATCAATTCGTCAAAAACGGCGAGGTACTGCCCGGCTGGACCGGACCCGAAGGTGTCATCCGCGCCCGTGAACGGCACGCAGCCACCATGGCTGAGCTGCCCGCCGTCGTGAACCGCCTCCAGCGGGGCGAGGCCGCCATCCCCACTGTCTACGAGGAGAACTGA
- a CDS encoding isochorismatase family protein has product MSRALIIVDVQNDFCEGGTLAVRGGAAVASAITEYVDANQQHFDHIVATQDWHIEPGEHFSDNPDMVDSWPPHCRARSKGAELHEDLDPEYIHAYFRKGQYTAAYSGFEGVLAPEDDVPTGDLKAGTAPAEVLDEDAIGLDDWLQSHDVEEVVVVGLATDYCVKATALDAVQAGYSTTVIAELTAGIAEDLSDTYDEMEAAGVEVERD; this is encoded by the coding sequence ATGTCCAGGGCCCTGATCATCGTCGATGTCCAAAATGACTTTTGCGAAGGCGGAACGCTCGCTGTAAGAGGCGGAGCCGCCGTGGCAAGTGCCATCACCGAGTATGTGGATGCCAACCAGCAACACTTCGATCACATAGTGGCCACCCAGGATTGGCACATCGAACCAGGCGAGCACTTCTCGGATAACCCGGACATGGTGGATTCCTGGCCACCGCACTGCAGGGCAAGAAGCAAAGGAGCCGAACTCCACGAGGACCTGGACCCCGAATACATCCACGCTTACTTCCGGAAAGGGCAGTACACCGCGGCCTACTCCGGCTTTGAGGGTGTTTTGGCTCCCGAAGACGACGTCCCCACCGGGGACCTCAAAGCCGGCACGGCTCCTGCCGAGGTCCTCGATGAAGACGCAATAGGGCTCGACGATTGGCTGCAAAGCCACGACGTCGAGGAAGTTGTAGTGGTTGGACTGGCAACGGACTACTGCGTCAAGGCCACTGCCCTGGACGCAGTCCAAGCCGGTTACAGCACCACTGTGATTGCCGAACTCACCGCCGGAATCGCCGAAGACCTCAGCGATACCTATGACGAGATGGAAGCGGCCGGCGTCGAGGTTGAACGCGACTGA
- a CDS encoding DEAD/DEAH box helicase, with product MTETLFGGPSLPPAYPERAAWGTAPKLRAWQQEALDLYMTRNPKDFLAVATPGAGKTTFALRIATTLLDSGVVNRITIVAPTDHLKRQWADAAAKVGIAIDPNFKNSDGQHGRGFVGVAVTYAQVASKPMLHRAKTEAARTLVILDEIHHGGEALSWGDGLREAFDPAARRLSLTGTPFRSDTSPIPFVEYAEDRDGIRRSKADYTYGYGNALRDHVVRPVLFMAYSGQMRWRTSAGDEMAASLGEAAVTKDITSQAWRTALNPTGEWIPAVLAAADKRLGEVRRTVPDAGGLVIATDHDDARAYAGQLKKITGQSPTVILSDDSKASSKIEEFSAGDQRWMVAVRMVSEGVDVPRLSVGVYATSTSTPLFFAQAVGRFVRARKRGETASVFLPSVPPLMILANTMEAERDHALDRPEKDEDGLFNPEENLMAEANREDKASDELTKGKFEALDSQASFDRVLFDGGEFGTGADIGSDEELDFLGIPGLLDAEQVGTLLRQRQHEQQSRKKRQSPLAAAASPAVPDHRMLMDLRNELAKNVAAWSARTGTPHGVVHTKLREVCGGPAVAQANEEQLQARLRKLQDWFIGRK from the coding sequence ATGACAGAAACACTTTTTGGTGGGCCGTCCCTGCCTCCGGCATACCCGGAGCGTGCCGCGTGGGGCACAGCGCCCAAGCTTCGTGCATGGCAGCAGGAGGCGCTTGACCTCTACATGACACGCAATCCCAAGGATTTCCTTGCGGTGGCAACGCCCGGCGCGGGTAAGACCACGTTCGCGCTGCGCATTGCCACCACCTTGCTGGACAGCGGAGTGGTCAACAGGATCACCATTGTTGCCCCTACCGACCACCTGAAACGGCAGTGGGCGGACGCCGCGGCTAAGGTGGGGATCGCCATTGATCCGAACTTCAAGAACTCTGATGGCCAACATGGCCGCGGTTTTGTGGGCGTTGCAGTCACCTATGCGCAGGTTGCCAGCAAGCCCATGTTGCATCGGGCGAAGACTGAAGCGGCCCGCACATTGGTGATCCTGGATGAGATCCACCACGGCGGCGAAGCTTTGTCCTGGGGAGACGGCCTCCGTGAGGCCTTTGACCCTGCCGCGCGGCGCCTGTCCTTGACCGGTACCCCGTTCCGTTCGGACACCTCGCCGATTCCCTTTGTGGAGTACGCCGAGGACCGCGATGGCATCCGCCGTTCCAAGGCGGACTACACCTACGGATACGGCAACGCATTGCGGGACCATGTGGTGCGCCCCGTGTTGTTCATGGCTTACTCGGGCCAGATGCGCTGGCGGACCAGTGCCGGTGATGAGATGGCGGCGTCCTTGGGCGAAGCCGCTGTCACCAAGGACATCACCTCACAGGCGTGGCGGACGGCCTTGAATCCGACCGGAGAGTGGATCCCTGCCGTCCTTGCCGCTGCGGACAAACGTCTGGGCGAGGTCAGGCGGACCGTGCCGGATGCCGGCGGGCTGGTCATTGCCACCGATCATGATGACGCGCGTGCCTATGCCGGTCAGCTGAAGAAGATTACGGGCCAGTCGCCCACGGTGATCCTTTCTGATGATTCCAAGGCTTCGAGCAAAATCGAGGAGTTTTCCGCAGGGGACCAGCGCTGGATGGTAGCTGTCCGCATGGTGTCCGAAGGCGTGGACGTTCCACGGCTGTCTGTGGGTGTCTACGCAACCTCGACGTCAACGCCGTTGTTCTTCGCCCAGGCTGTTGGCCGCTTCGTGCGTGCCCGCAAAAGGGGCGAGACGGCGTCGGTGTTCCTGCCATCAGTACCTCCGCTGATGATTCTCGCCAACACCATGGAAGCGGAGCGCGACCACGCCCTGGACCGGCCGGAAAAGGATGAAGACGGGCTCTTCAATCCTGAAGAGAATCTCATGGCAGAGGCCAACCGTGAGGACAAAGCCTCGGACGAGCTCACCAAGGGCAAGTTCGAAGCCTTGGATTCCCAGGCCTCCTTTGACCGCGTGCTTTTCGACGGCGGCGAGTTCGGCACCGGGGCAGACATCGGTTCCGACGAAGAGCTGGACTTCCTTGGAATTCCGGGTCTTCTGGACGCAGAACAAGTAGGTACGCTGTTGCGTCAGCGCCAGCACGAACAGCAGTCGCGGAAGAAACGCCAGTCGCCTCTGGCAGCTGCTGCATCTCCGGCGGTTCCCGACCACCGCATGCTGATGGACCTGCGCAACGAACTGGCAAAGAACGTGGCCGCCTGGTCAGCCCGCACCGGAACCCCTCACGGAGTGGTTCATACCAAACTGCGTGAAGTGTGCGGCGGCCCTGCGGTGGCCCAAGCGAACGAGGAACAGTTGCAGGCCCGGTTGCGCAAGCTGCAGGACTGGTTCATCGGCCGGAAGTAG
- a CDS encoding DUF3039 domain-containing protein: protein MFGMTTLPPDPFENDPMRELSGAGTSTATIEREETRQEVEPGDRERFSHYVRKEKIMESALTGEPVIALCGKVWTPGRDPKKFPVCPECKEIYEGLRPGNDGGNNGGPGNSK from the coding sequence ATGTTTGGCATGACTACGCTTCCTCCGGATCCATTCGAAAACGACCCCATGCGAGAGCTTTCCGGAGCCGGAACGTCCACTGCCACCATTGAGCGCGAGGAAACGCGCCAGGAAGTGGAGCCCGGCGACCGCGAGCGGTTTTCGCACTACGTCCGCAAGGAAAAGATCATGGAGTCGGCTCTGACCGGCGAGCCCGTCATTGCCCTCTGCGGCAAAGTCTGGACGCCGGGGCGCGATCCCAAGAAGTTCCCGGTCTGCCCGGAGTGCAAGGAGATCTATGAAGGCCTCCGCCCCGGCAATGACGGTGGAAACAACGGCGGCCCGGGCAACTCCAAGTAG
- the nagB gene encoding glucosamine-6-phosphate deaminase: MEVVILPGTKQIGALAADAIESLVRRKPNAVLGLATGSSPLPIYDELASRYEAGGLDFSQAHGFALDEYVGLEAGHPESYREVIRREFTNRVNIKPDNVHGPDGAAEDLEAACQAYEDAIKAVGGVDLQILGVGTDGHIGFNEPGSSLASRTRIKTLIEQTRKDNARFFDSIDDVPHHVVTQGLGTIMDARHVVLVATGAQKAQAVRDFVEGPVAAICAASILQMHPHATILVDEAAASSLKLADYYRHTYDNKPEWQGL; this comes from the coding sequence ATGGAAGTTGTCATTCTCCCTGGCACCAAGCAGATCGGTGCTCTTGCAGCAGACGCCATCGAATCGTTGGTTCGCCGTAAGCCCAATGCGGTGCTGGGCCTGGCAACGGGCTCGTCCCCCTTGCCTATTTACGACGAACTGGCCAGCCGCTACGAGGCCGGGGGATTGGACTTCAGCCAGGCGCACGGTTTTGCCTTGGATGAATACGTGGGGCTCGAAGCAGGGCATCCCGAGTCCTACCGCGAGGTGATCCGGCGCGAGTTCACCAACCGGGTGAACATCAAGCCGGATAACGTCCATGGACCCGACGGTGCAGCCGAGGACCTGGAGGCCGCATGCCAGGCTTATGAGGACGCCATCAAAGCTGTGGGCGGAGTGGACCTCCAGATCCTCGGGGTGGGGACAGACGGGCACATTGGCTTTAACGAACCAGGGTCTTCTCTGGCATCCCGTACGCGCATCAAAACATTGATCGAGCAGACGCGAAAGGACAACGCGAGGTTCTTCGACAGCATCGACGACGTTCCCCACCATGTGGTCACGCAGGGGCTGGGGACCATCATGGACGCCCGGCATGTGGTGTTGGTCGCAACAGGTGCGCAGAAGGCTCAGGCCGTTCGGGATTTTGTGGAGGGGCCGGTAGCTGCCATTTGTGCCGCGTCCATCCTTCAGATGCACCCGCACGCCACGATTTTGGTCGATGAGGCTGCTGCGTCTTCGCTGAAACTGGCCGATTATTATCGGCACACCTATGACAACAAGCCGGAGTGGCAGGGGCTGTAG
- a CDS encoding transporter, translating into MVAHLLRLKWRLLLNGFKRSPWQLVGMALGLLYALGMLVLLIGGLIALRWADPEIAHTVVVLGGAAAVLGWAIIPLVASAADMTLDPARFTTFAIPPRQLLAGLALSGFIGIPGMATLLTALGTVGTWWRSFPAVAGALLGAVLGAVTCIVLSKVVTTATAGLASSRRFKDVSSIIVFIPLMLLGPIMVGIVDGVRGSADYLPVLARTVSWTPLGAAWSLGGDLESGNVVAAGLKFLISAATIVGLLLCWHVLLQRALVTPPYSGGSAKKGGKLGLFGLLPGSPAGAVAARALIYWLKDPRYAASLVIVPLFPVLFFFSGSQSGSYGLLMILGPLTAFVMAWSICADVSYDNTAFALHLAAGVRGVDDRLGRAMACLAISLPVVLVFTVGPLFVTGEWQWLPNLLGLSLGTLFTGLGLSSVISARYNIAVPLPGDSPFKKPPGNVAQTLAVQAVGMGLLALLLVPELALVAFQAFSGGPEAGWINLAVGPVLGIILFVVGVRLGGKWLDARGPEMFAQLSVNR; encoded by the coding sequence ATGGTTGCGCACCTTCTAAGGCTCAAGTGGCGCCTGCTTCTCAACGGGTTCAAGCGAAGCCCGTGGCAGCTGGTGGGCATGGCCTTGGGCCTTCTTTATGCTTTGGGAATGCTGGTCCTCCTGATTGGAGGCCTCATAGCGCTGCGGTGGGCTGATCCGGAGATCGCCCACACTGTAGTGGTATTGGGTGGAGCGGCCGCTGTCCTGGGGTGGGCCATCATTCCGCTCGTGGCATCTGCGGCGGACATGACGTTGGACCCTGCCCGTTTCACTACGTTCGCCATACCGCCGAGGCAGCTCCTGGCGGGACTTGCCTTGTCCGGTTTCATCGGCATTCCGGGTATGGCCACTTTGCTCACAGCGTTGGGAACGGTTGGCACTTGGTGGCGTAGTTTTCCGGCAGTGGCCGGCGCCTTGCTGGGAGCCGTTTTGGGCGCAGTCACCTGCATAGTGCTCTCCAAGGTGGTCACGACTGCGACGGCTGGCCTTGCATCCTCGAGGCGCTTCAAGGATGTCAGCAGCATTATCGTCTTCATTCCGCTGATGCTGTTGGGGCCCATCATGGTGGGCATCGTGGACGGTGTCCGGGGCAGCGCCGACTACCTACCCGTGCTGGCCCGCACTGTGTCCTGGACGCCGCTGGGTGCAGCGTGGTCTCTGGGTGGCGATCTTGAGTCCGGCAACGTGGTCGCCGCCGGGCTTAAGTTCCTGATCTCCGCAGCAACCATTGTTGGTCTGCTCCTGTGCTGGCATGTGCTGTTGCAGCGGGCGCTGGTGACGCCGCCGTATTCCGGAGGCTCGGCAAAGAAGGGTGGAAAGCTTGGCTTGTTCGGCCTTCTTCCGGGGTCACCGGCGGGTGCAGTTGCTGCCCGCGCCTTGATCTATTGGTTGAAGGATCCGCGCTATGCGGCATCCTTGGTGATTGTTCCGCTGTTTCCTGTCCTCTTTTTCTTCAGCGGTTCGCAAAGCGGAAGTTACGGCCTGCTGATGATCCTGGGGCCGTTGACCGCGTTCGTGATGGCGTGGTCCATCTGCGCAGATGTCTCATATGACAACACAGCTTTTGCTCTCCATCTCGCGGCCGGGGTCCGGGGCGTTGATGACCGGCTTGGCCGGGCCATGGCGTGTTTGGCAATTTCCCTCCCTGTGGTGCTGGTCTTTACCGTGGGACCGCTTTTTGTGACAGGGGAGTGGCAATGGCTTCCCAACCTTCTGGGTTTGTCACTGGGCACTCTCTTTACCGGCCTTGGGCTCTCCTCGGTTATTTCCGCCCGCTACAACATCGCTGTACCTTTGCCCGGAGACAGCCCGTTCAAGAAGCCGCCAGGAAATGTGGCGCAGACTTTGGCAGTCCAGGCCGTTGGCATGGGGCTTCTGGCACTCCTGCTCGTTCCGGAGCTTGCCTTGGTGGCCTTTCAGGCATTCAGCGGAGGTCCGGAAGCCGGATGGATCAATCTGGCTGTGGGCCCTGTGCTGGGCATCATCCTCTTCGTGGTGGGTGTGCGTCTCGGTGGTAAATGGTTGGACGCGCGGGGCCCGGAGATGTTTGCCCAACTTAGCGTGAACCGGTAA
- a CDS encoding ABC transporter ATP-binding protein, producing MTEPRHEPTSTSEPPQAAEPQAPTLPQAAAPPSPPEASGGAMPLAALSIRGLAKRFGEKIAVDGVSLEVPAGSFYGMVGPNGAGKTTTLSMATGLLRPDFGTALIHGVDVWARPLEAKKLMGVLPDGVRLFDRLTGEQLVTYSGLLRGMDREVVGSRVPELLAALDLQADAGTLVVDYSAGMTKKIALASALIHAPRLLVLDEPFESVDPVSAANIRGILEGYVASGGTVIVSSHVMDLVQRMCSHVAVVAGGRVLAAGSVDEVRDGSTLEERFVQMVGGGHRTEGLEWLRTF from the coding sequence ATGACGGAACCACGCCATGAACCCACGTCCACGTCCGAGCCGCCACAAGCTGCCGAGCCGCAAGCCCCCACCCTCCCACAGGCCGCCGCTCCGCCGTCGCCCCCGGAGGCCTCCGGCGGGGCAATGCCACTGGCTGCACTGTCCATTCGCGGCCTTGCCAAGAGATTCGGCGAGAAAATTGCCGTTGATGGCGTAAGCCTGGAAGTACCGGCAGGATCCTTCTATGGGATGGTCGGTCCCAACGGAGCAGGCAAGACCACAACGCTTTCCATGGCTACCGGTCTTCTTCGTCCGGACTTTGGCACAGCGTTGATCCATGGGGTGGACGTTTGGGCACGGCCGCTGGAAGCCAAGAAGCTTATGGGCGTCTTGCCTGATGGCGTACGCCTGTTTGATCGCTTGACCGGCGAGCAATTGGTCACTTATTCCGGACTGCTCCGCGGCATGGACCGCGAAGTGGTGGGCTCGCGCGTGCCCGAATTGCTCGCTGCCCTTGATCTCCAGGCGGATGCCGGCACGTTGGTTGTTGACTACTCGGCCGGCATGACCAAGAAAATTGCACTGGCCTCCGCGCTGATTCACGCACCACGCCTGCTTGTCCTCGACGAGCCCTTTGAATCGGTTGACCCGGTATCGGCCGCCAACATCAGGGGCATCCTTGAGGGATACGTGGCCTCCGGCGGTACGGTCATTGTTTCAAGCCACGTCATGGATCTTGTGCAGCGCATGTGCAGCCACGTAGCTGTGGTGGCTGGTGGTCGTGTTTTGGCGGCGGGCTCCGTGGACGAAGTCCGCGATGGTTCCACCTTGGAGGAACGCTTTGTTCAGATGGTGGGCGGCGGACACCGGACGGAGGGCCTGGAATGGTTGCGCACCTTCTAA
- a CDS encoding NADH:flavin oxidoreductase/NADH oxidase — translation MPSALFTPLQLRSLTVAHRGWVSPMCQYSCGPESGEGVPNDWHLMHLGSFAAGGAALILTEAAAVNASGRISPLDAGFYSDDQAAAWERIVAFVHRHGAVDAKIGVQLAHAGRKGSTYWPFSDRSGSVPENDGGWVTVGPGSESFDGYASPRVMSEEDIQDVVADFASAAKRAVDAGFDTVEIHGAHGYLLHQFQSPLINTRTDAWGGSEEGRNRLMLAVVDAVREAIPDSMPLLLRISASDWADGGVDVDASVRLARAAAERGVDLVDVSSGGAVAHQQIRAVPGYQAGFAQQVKNDAGVLTGAVGLLTSPTQAEDIVANGRADAVFMARAALRDPHWWLRAAYELGHDIPWVPQYQRAVPRHGF, via the coding sequence GTGCCATCCGCGCTGTTCACCCCGCTTCAGCTGCGTTCTCTCACGGTTGCACACCGTGGCTGGGTCTCGCCGATGTGTCAGTACAGTTGTGGGCCGGAATCAGGAGAAGGCGTCCCTAACGACTGGCACCTGATGCACTTGGGCTCCTTTGCCGCCGGCGGAGCCGCGTTGATCCTTACAGAGGCAGCTGCGGTGAACGCGTCAGGCAGGATCAGCCCGCTGGACGCGGGCTTCTATTCCGATGATCAGGCTGCCGCATGGGAACGGATTGTGGCCTTCGTCCACCGGCATGGTGCCGTTGATGCCAAGATCGGTGTCCAACTGGCCCATGCCGGGCGCAAGGGATCCACCTACTGGCCGTTTTCGGATCGTTCAGGCTCTGTTCCCGAAAACGACGGCGGCTGGGTCACCGTGGGGCCAGGCAGCGAATCTTTCGACGGCTACGCTTCGCCGAGAGTGATGAGCGAAGAGGATATCCAGGATGTGGTGGCCGACTTTGCCTCCGCAGCCAAACGTGCGGTGGATGCGGGCTTTGACACCGTGGAGATTCATGGAGCCCACGGGTATCTCCTGCACCAATTCCAAAGCCCGCTCATCAACACGCGGACGGACGCCTGGGGTGGCAGCGAGGAAGGTCGCAACCGGCTGATGCTCGCGGTAGTGGATGCTGTCAGGGAAGCCATTCCCGACTCCATGCCGCTGCTGCTCCGTATTTCGGCCTCGGATTGGGCTGATGGTGGAGTTGACGTGGACGCATCCGTGCGCCTGGCCCGAGCCGCTGCCGAACGTGGTGTTGACCTGGTGGATGTCTCCAGCGGCGGCGCAGTTGCCCATCAACAGATCAGGGCGGTGCCCGGGTATCAGGCCGGGTTCGCCCAGCAGGTAAAGAACGACGCCGGAGTTCTCACTGGTGCGGTGGGGCTGCTGACGAGCCCAACACAGGCGGAGGACATTGTGGCCAACGGCCGGGCAGATGCGGTTTTCATGGCCCGTGCAGCTCTCCGTGATCCGCATTGGTGGCTCAGGGCTGCCTACGAACTTGGTCATGACATTCCTTGGGTTCCGCAGTACCAGCGAGCCGTTCCCCGCCACGGCTTCTAG
- a CDS encoding tetratricopeptide repeat protein: MSSPGYRPTPAAASQLNLRGAVDLSSLRRPATPSATAPSAPADGGSPADGSPGGEAGKAPLRVDATESNFQDLVQLSAQIPVLFLLWSRYAAESPAVLDAAERVVQSYGGRLVLAAADVDAFPQLAQAFQVQAVPTAVAVVKGQPVPLFQGPADDEQIRNLVEELLKVAAANGVTGSIGDAPAEGEDAEPAPLPPLHQAAVDAIEAGDYAGAIAAYKQALLEQPADADAKAGLAQVELMARLDKLSAAEAESLRDLAAKEPDNVQAQLTVADLDVSGGHIDDAFKRIITFIGRNFGPERETARVRLLELFEVVGTQDERVAKARQGLARVLF, from the coding sequence ATGAGTTCGCCCGGATACCGACCCACTCCAGCCGCTGCCAGCCAGCTCAATCTTCGTGGTGCCGTTGACTTGTCGTCGCTGCGCCGCCCGGCCACCCCGTCGGCAACCGCCCCGTCTGCTCCTGCGGATGGCGGATCGCCTGCCGATGGCTCCCCAGGGGGCGAAGCCGGCAAAGCGCCGCTTCGGGTAGATGCAACCGAATCAAATTTCCAGGATCTGGTGCAATTATCTGCGCAGATCCCTGTGCTCTTCCTGCTGTGGTCCCGCTACGCTGCGGAGTCACCCGCCGTTCTTGACGCCGCCGAGAGGGTAGTTCAGAGCTACGGTGGCCGTCTGGTACTTGCAGCAGCTGATGTTGACGCTTTCCCCCAGCTGGCGCAGGCCTTCCAGGTTCAGGCTGTTCCCACAGCAGTTGCCGTAGTCAAGGGTCAGCCCGTCCCCCTTTTCCAAGGACCGGCAGATGATGAACAAATCCGAAACCTTGTGGAGGAACTCCTCAAGGTTGCTGCAGCCAATGGGGTCACCGGCAGCATAGGTGACGCCCCTGCGGAAGGGGAGGACGCGGAACCTGCACCACTTCCTCCGTTGCACCAGGCAGCCGTCGATGCCATTGAGGCCGGCGACTACGCCGGGGCAATTGCGGCCTACAAGCAGGCTCTTCTCGAGCAGCCGGCAGATGCTGATGCAAAAGCCGGTCTGGCACAGGTGGAACTGATGGCCCGGTTGGACAAGCTCTCAGCCGCCGAGGCCGAGAGCCTCCGGGACCTCGCCGCGAAGGAACCGGACAACGTCCAGGCCCAATTGACTGTTGCCGATCTCGACGTCTCCGGCGGCCACATCGATGACGCCTTCAAACGCATCATCACCTTCATCGGCCGCAATTTCGGTCCTGAGCGTGAGACCGCCCGCGTACGCCTCCTTGAGCTGTTTGAGGTTGTAGGTACCCAGGACGAGCGTGTAGCCAAGGCGCGCCAAGGGCTGGCGAGGGTCCTCTTCTAG
- a CDS encoding AI-2E family transporter produces MKDHMEPRPVNEPGSGAAGSPAEGAAASDGSTASDGTAATVPVRTGRLAAISRRLRQPIPGARNRVRFEMPPETESDDGRDGFRPEDDHGFGAPGPRMSSQHPVYVGFMGTAGVGIALAVFYVASNTTQLILWIVAALFIALGLDPVVRWLEGRKVPRPAGILISVSALVLAVAGFFATLIPTIVEQVSEIVRQAPEWIRNFLDSDFFRNADSQFGVRDRITTELDKFVKDPEAMGGIFGGVVGFGSTVANGLFGSLIVLVLSLYFLAALPSMKKWAYRLAPRSRRPRVEALSEAITDSVGNYVIGQVCVALLNAIFAFILMTILGIPFSVLLAFVVALLAFIPLVGGMIAAVVVILVALTAGWQTAVIYAIAYFAYLQFEAYFISPRIMQRAVAVPGAVAVISVIAGGSLLGVLGALIAIPTAAAIMLLIKEVFIVRQDRH; encoded by the coding sequence GTGAAAGACCACATGGAGCCCCGTCCCGTCAATGAGCCCGGGTCAGGTGCGGCGGGTTCCCCTGCCGAGGGCGCTGCCGCTTCAGATGGCAGCACTGCTTCCGACGGCACCGCTGCGACGGTTCCCGTACGGACCGGACGCCTGGCAGCCATCAGCCGCAGGCTACGGCAGCCCATCCCCGGGGCAAGGAACCGGGTGCGCTTTGAGATGCCTCCGGAAACGGAATCCGATGACGGCAGGGACGGCTTCCGGCCCGAGGACGACCACGGCTTCGGCGCTCCGGGACCACGAATGTCCTCCCAACATCCTGTCTACGTGGGATTCATGGGTACTGCCGGCGTCGGTATTGCCTTGGCGGTGTTTTATGTGGCCAGCAACACCACGCAGCTGATTCTGTGGATCGTGGCGGCGCTGTTCATCGCCCTGGGACTTGACCCGGTGGTCCGCTGGCTGGAGGGCCGCAAGGTCCCCCGCCCGGCCGGCATCCTTATCTCTGTCTCGGCGCTGGTGCTCGCAGTAGCAGGCTTCTTTGCCACACTCATTCCCACCATCGTGGAACAGGTCTCGGAGATCGTCCGCCAAGCTCCCGAATGGATCCGCAACTTCCTCGACTCCGACTTCTTCCGCAACGCAGACAGCCAATTCGGTGTACGGGACCGTATTACTACTGAGTTGGACAAATTCGTCAAGGACCCTGAAGCGATGGGTGGCATCTTTGGCGGCGTGGTCGGTTTCGGCTCCACCGTTGCCAACGGACTCTTCGGCTCCTTGATTGTGCTGGTCCTGAGCCTCTACTTCCTGGCCGCCCTGCCGTCCATGAAGAAGTGGGCCTACCGCCTGGCCCCGCGCTCACGGCGCCCCCGCGTTGAGGCCCTCTCCGAAGCGATCACCGACTCCGTGGGCAACTACGTCATCGGCCAGGTCTGCGTTGCGCTCCTGAACGCCATCTTCGCCTTCATCCTGATGACCATCCTGGGCATCCCGTTCAGCGTCCTGCTTGCGTTCGTCGTTGCACTGCTGGCGTTTATTCCGTTGGTAGGCGGCATGATCGCCGCTGTAGTGGTAATCCTTGTTGCACTCACCGCAGGCTGGCAGACAGCCGTCATTTATGCGATCGCGTACTTCGCCTACCTGCAGTTCGAGGCGTACTTCATCTCACCGCGCATCATGCAACGGGCAGTGGCCGTACCGGGCGCAGTGGCAGTGATCTCAGTCATTGCCGGTGGCAGCCTTCTCGGGGTGCTTGGCGCGCTGATCGCCATCCCCACCGCCGCCGCCATCATGCTGCTGATCAAGGAAGTCTTCATCGTCCGGCAAGACCGGCACTGA